The Penaeus vannamei isolate JL-2024 chromosome 15, ASM4276789v1, whole genome shotgun sequence genomic interval tcaggaagcgtcaccgtttcaaagacggtttctccttcgacggttgatgtttcaggaagcgtcaccgtttcaaagacagtttctgcttcgacggttgatgtttcaggaagcgtcaccgttTCGAAGACGGTTTCTCCTTCGACGGTTgatgtttcaggaagcgtcaccgtttcaaagacggtttctccttcgacggttgatgtttcaggaagcgtcaccgttTCAAAGACGGTTTCCCCTTCGACGGTTGAcgtttcaggaagcgtcaccgtttcaaagacggtttctccttcgacggttgatgtttcaggaagcgtcaccgttTCGAAGACGGTTTCGCCTTCGACGGTTgatgtttcaggaagcgtcaccgtttcaaagacggtttctgcttcgacggttgatgtttcaggaagcgtcaccgtttcaaagacagtttctccttcgacggttgatgtttcaggaagcgtcaccgtttcaaagacagtttctccttcgacggttgatgtttcaggaagcgtcaccgtttcaaagacagtttctccttcgacggttgatgtttcaggaagcgtcaccgtttcaaagacagtttctccttcgacggttgatgtttcaggaagcgtcaccgtttcaaagacagtttctccttcgacggttgatgtttcaggaagcgtcaccgttTCAAAGACGGTTTCTGCTTCAAAGGTTgatgtttcaggaagcgtcaccgtttcaaagacggtttctccttcgacggttgatgtttcaggaagcgtcaccgtttcaaagacggtttccccttcgacggttgatgtttcaggaagcgtcaccgttTCGAAGACAGTTTCTCCTTCGACGGTTgatgtttcaggaagcgtcaccgtttcaaagacggtttctccttcgacggttgatgtttcaggaagcgtcaccgtttcaaagacggtttctccttcgacggttgatgtttcaggaagcgtcaccgtttcaaagacggtttctccttcgacggttgatgtttcaggaagcgtcaccgttTCAAAGACGGTTTCTCCTTCCACGGTTgatgtttcaggaagcgtcaccgtttcaaagacggtttccccttcgacggttgatgtttcaggaagcgtcaccgtttcaaagacggtttctccttcgacggttgatgtttcaggaagcgtcaccgtttcaaagacagtttctccttcgacggttgatgtttcaggaagcgtcaccgtttcaaagacggtttctccttcgacggttgatgtttcaggaagcgtcaccgttTCAAAGACGGTTTCTCCTTCCACGGTTgatgtttcaggaagcgtcaccgtttcaaagacggtttccccttcgacggttgatgtttcaggaagcgtcaccgtttcaaagacggtttctccttcgacggttgatgtttcaggaagcgtcaccgtttcaaagacggtttccccttcgacggttgatgtttcaggaagcgtcaccgtttcaaagacggtttctccttcgacggttgatgtttcaggaagcgtcaccgtttcaaagacagtttctccttcgacggttgatgtttcaggaagcgtcatcgtttcaaagacggtttctccttcgacggttgatgtttcaggaagcgtcactgtttcaaagacagtttctccttcgacggttgatgtttcaggaagcgtcaccgtttcaaagacagtttctccttcgacggttgatgtttcaggaagcgtcaccgtttcaaagacagtttctccttcgacggttgatgtttcaggaagcgtcaccgttTCAAAGGCGGTTTCCCCTTCGACGGTTgatgtttcaggaagcgtcaccgtttcaaagacggtttctccttcgacggttgatgtttcaggaagcgtcaccgtttcaaagacagtttctccttcgacggttgatgtttcaggaagcgtcaccgtttcaaagacggtttctccttcgacggttgatgtttcaggaagcgtcaccgtttcaaagacggtttctccttcgacggttgatatttcaggaagcgtcaccgttTCAAAGACAGTTTCTGCTTCAAAGGTTgatgtttcaggaagcgtcaccgtttcaaagacagtttctccttcgacggttgatgtttcaggaagcgtcaccgtttcaaagacggtttctccttcgacggttgatgtttcaggaagcgtcaccgttTCAAAGACAGTTTCTCCTTCGACGGTCGACGTTTCAGATACAGTAACCGTTTCTGTCAATTCTACAGTTGTTTTAGATTTGAAAGTGGAATTCATGGACAGCTCTGTGGTTGTGGGTAGCGTTGCTTCCGTCGAAATCACTGTGGCGGTGCTCTCTGGAGTCGAACCTGCCAAAATTTGAAAATAATGAGATTGTTTTTACAATCATGACGAATAGATTATGCACAAGTATGGACAaatagtttgttttcttttaaatataaaGATAACTCTGAAAGTAATCTTTCTCTCGGTTTAAAGACTTCAACACTTAACTAGAAATAGTACACATAGTCTAAAAGATCCAGAGATGATAGTCTAATGTacagtaataagaaaataagaaatataaaataaatagaaatgtgtgtgtgtgtaattatgtgtgtgtgtgtaactgtatgtgcgtgtatttgcatttgtatatatatatgtatatatccgtgtgtgtgtttgtgtgtatgtgtgtgtgtgtgtgtttggacgtatgcgtctacacacacagacacactagcacacatagtcatatatgtttatattcatacacatttcaATTTTCTATTCCCTTAGTACCGTACATTAGACCatcaatgtgtgtgtaaatatgtatatatatgtatgtgcgtgcgtgcgtgcgtgcgtgtgtgtgtgtgtgtgtgtgtgtgtgtgtgtgtgtgtgtgtgtgtgtgtgtgtgtgtgtgtgtgtgtgtgtgtgtgtgtgtgtgtatttttgtgcatatgtatgtatatatactttttacgtgtatatatatgactaaacaTACTACaaccatgcacatacacatacacacataagaacacaaacaaaaaagacaaacaaaaccatCTGTTTACATAAAACCTGCTCTTTATAAAGTGACATTCGACTCAATAATTCTTATACAAGCTGACCTGATGAAATGAACAGGGGTGCAACAGTGAATGTCGTAGAAATCGTGGGTGGCTCAGTtggtggttctgtggttgttggtggctctgtcggcggttctgtggttgttggtggttctgtcggcggttctgtggttgttggtggttctgtggttgttggtggctcagttggtggttctgtggttgttggtggttctgtggttgttggtggttctgtcggcggttctgtggttggtggtggttctGTGGTTGGTGGCTCTGtcggcggttctgtggttgttggcggttctgtggttgttggtggcactgtcggcggttctgtggttgttggtggctctgttggctgttctgtggttgttggtggttctgtggttgttggtggctctgtcggcggttctgtggttgttggtggctcagTTGGCGGTTCTGTGCTTGTTGGGGGCACTGTTGGCTGTTCTGTGGTTTTtggtggttctgtggttgttggtggctctgtCGGTGGgactgtggttgttggtggctctgttggcggttctgtggttgttggtggctctgttggtggttctgtggttgttggtggcatTGTCGGCGGTTCTatggttgttggtggctctgtcagcggttctgtggttgttggtggctctgttggcggttctgtggttgttgctGGCTCAGTTGgctgttctgtggttgttggtggctctgttGGTGGTTCTGTGGTCGTTGGTGGCTCTGtcggcggttctgtggttgttggtggttctgtcggcggttctgtggttgttggtggttctgtggttgttggtggctctgttggctgttctgtggttgttggtggttctgttggtggttctgtggttgttggtggctctgttggcggttctgtggttgttggtggctctgttGGTGGTTCTGTGGTTGTAAGTGGCTCTGtcggcggttctgtggttgttggcggttctgtggttgttggtggcatTGTCAGGGGTTCTGTGGTTGTTAGTTGCTCTGtcggcggttctgtggttgttggtggctcagttggtggttctgtggttgttggtggctctgtcggcggttctgtggttgttgatggctctgttggcggttctgtggttgttggtggctctgtcggcggttctgtggttgttggtggctcagttggtggttctgtggttgttggtggctctgttggtggttctgtggttgttggtggctcagttggctgttctgtggttgttggtggctcagttggtggttctgtggttgttggtggctctgttGGCGGTCCTGTGGTTGTTGGTTGCTCTgttggcggttctgtggttgttggtggttctgtggttgttggtggctctgtCGGTGGTTCTGTGGTTGTTATTTCCTCTGTCGGcagttctgtggttgttggtggttctgtggttgttggttgcTCTGTTGGCGGTTCTTTGGTTGTTAGTTGCTCTGTCGGCGGTTCTGTCGGcgtttctgtggttgttggtggctctgttggtggttctgtggttgttgatGGCTCTGTCGGTGGTTCTGTGGTTGTTATTTCCTCTGTCGGCGGTTCTGGGGTTGTTGGTGATTCTGGTGGCGGTTCTGTGGGTGTTAGGTGCTCTGGCGGCGGTTCTGTCGGcgtttctgtggttgttggtggctcagttggcggttctgtggttgttggtggctctgtcggcggttctgtggttgttggtggctctgttggcggttctgcggttgttggtggctcagttggtggttctgtggttgttggttgctctgttggcggttctgtggttgttggttgctctgttggcggttctgtggttgttggcgGCTCAGTtggtggttctgtggttgttggtggctcgGTTGGTGGATCTGTTGGCGGCTCTTtggttgttggtggctctgttGGCGGTTCTGTGGTTATTGGTGGCTCTGtcggcggttctgtggttgttggtggctcagttggtggttctgtggttgttggtggctcagttggtggttctgtggttgttggtggctttgttggcggttctgtggttgttggtggctctgttggcggttctgtggttgttggttgctctgttggcggttctgtggttgttggcgGCTCAGTTGGTGGTTCTatggttgttggtggctctgttGGCGATTCTGTGGTTGTTGGAGGCTCAGTTGgctgttctgtggttgttggtggatcagttggtggttctgtggttgttggtggctcagttagcggttctgtggttgttggtggctctgttggcatttctgtggttgttggtggctcagTTAGCGGTCCTATGGTTGTTGGTGGCTCAgttggcggttctgtggttgttggtggttctgtggttgttggtggctctgttggcggttctgtggttgttggtggctcagttggtggttttgtggttgttggtggctcagttggcggttctgtggttgttggtggctctgttggtggttctgtggttgttggtggctctgttggtggttctgtggttgttggtggctctgtcggcggttctgtggttgttggtgactctgttggcggttctgtggttgttggtggctctgttggtggttctgtggttgttAGTGGCTCAgttggcggttctgtggttgttggtggctctgttAGCGGTTCTGCGGTTGTTGGTGGCTCAgttggcggttctgtggttgttggtggttctgttggtggttctgtggttgttggtggctctgtcggcggttctgtggttgttacTTGCTTTGtcggcggttctgtggttgttggtggttctgtggttgttggtggttctgtggttgttggtggttctgttggcggttctgtggttgttggtggctcagttggcggttctgtggttgttggtggctctgtcggaggttctgttgttgttggttgctctgttggcggttctgtggttgttggtggctcagttggtggttctgtggttgttggtggctctgtCGGCGGTTCcgtggttgttggtggttctgttggcggttctgtggttgttggtggctctgtcggcggttctgtggttgttggtggctctgttGGTGGATCTGTTGGCGgctctgtggttgttggtggctcagttggtggttctgtggttgttggtggctctgttggcggttctgtggttgttggtggctcagTTGGTGGTTCTGTTGTTGTAGGTGGCTCTGTCggtggttctgtggttgttggtggctcagTTGGCGGTTCTatggttgttggtggctctgttggcggttctgtggttgGTGGTGGCTCTgttggcggttctgtggttgttggtggctctgttggcggttctgtggttgttggtggctctgttggcggttctgtggttgttggtggttcagttggcggttctgtggttgtcGGTGTCTCTgttggcggttctgtggttgttggtgactcagttggcggttctgtggttgttggtggttctgtggttgttggtggctctgttggcggttctgtggttgttggtggctcagTTGGTGGTTCTGTTGTTGTAGGTGGCTCTGTCggtggttctgtggttgttggtggatCAGTTGGCGGTTCTATGGTTGTTGGTTGCTCTgttggcggttctgtggttgttggtggctcagttggtggttctgtggttgttggtggctctgttggcggttctgttgttgttggtggctctgttggctgttctgtggttgttggtggctttGTCGGAGATTCTGTGATTGTTGGTTGCTCTgttggcggttctgtggttgttggtggctctgttggttgttctgtggttgttggtggctcagttggtggttctgtggttgttggtagCTCTTTTttcggttctgtggttgttggtggctctgttggcggttctgtggttgttggtggctctgtggttgttggtggctcagttggcggttctgtggttggtggtggttctGTCGGCGGTTCTGTGCTTGTTGGTGGCTCTGTTGgctgttctgtggttgttggtggctctgtcggcggttctgtggttgttagTTGCTCTGTCGGCGgttttgtggttgttggtggttcagtggttgttggtggttctgtggttgttggtggctcagTTGGTGGTTTTGTGGTTGTTGGTAGCTCAGTtggtggttctgtggttgttggtggctcagTTGTCGGtcctgtggttgttggtggctctgttggtggttctgttgttgttggtggctcagttggcggttctgtggttgttggtggctctgtcagcggttctgtggttgttggtggctctgttggcggttctgtggttgttggtggctcagttggctgttctgtggttgttggtggttctgTTCTTGGTGGTGGCTCTgttggcggttctgtggttgttggtggctctgttggcggttctgtggttgttggttgctctgttggcggttctgtggttgttggtggctcagttggcggttctgtggttgttggtggatcagttggtggttctgtggttgttggtggctctgttcgcagttctgtggttgttggtggctcagttagcggttctgtggttgttggttgcTCTGtcggcggttctgtggttgttggttgctctgttggcggttctgtggttgttggtggcattgtcggcggttctgtggttgttggtggctctgttggcggttctgtggttgttggtggctctgttggcggttctgtggttgttggtggctctgttggcggttctgtggttgttggttgcTCTGTCGGCGGTTCTTTGGTTGTTGGTGATTCTgttggcggttctgtggttgttggtggcattgtcggcggttctgtggttgttggtggctttgtcagcggttctgtggttgttggtggttctgTCGGCGGTTCCGAGGTTGTTGGTGGTTCTGTCggtggttctgtggttgttggtggttctgTCGGCGGTTCTGTAGTTGTTGGTGGCTCTGtcggcggttctgtggttgttggtggctctgtcggcggttctgtggttgttggtgacTCTATtggtggttctgtggttgttggtggctcagTTAGCGGTCCTGTGGTTATTGGTGGCTCAgttggcggttctgtggttggtggtggttctGTCGGCGgtgctgtggttgttggtggctcagTTGGCGGTTCTGTGGGTGTTGGTGGCTCTgttggcggttctgtggttgttggtggcattgtcggcggttctgtggttggtggtggttctgttggcggttctgtggttgttggtggttctgtcggcggttctgtggttgttggtggcattgtcggcggttctgtggttgttggtggctctgtcggcggttctgtggttgttggtggttctgTCGGCGGTTTTGTGGTTGTTGgctgttctgtggttgttggtggctcagttggcggttctgtggttgttggttgcTCTGTCGGCGGTTCTGGGGTTGTTGGTTGCTCTGtcggcggttctgtggttgttggtggctcagttggcggttctgtggttgGTGGTTCTGtcggcggttctgtggttgttggtggttctgtggttgttggttgcTCTGTTGGCGGTTCTATGGTTGTTGGTTGCTCTGtcggcggttctgtggttgttggtggctctgttGGTGGTTCTgttggcggttctgtggttgttggtggctctgttGGTGGTTCTATGGTTGTTGGTGGCTCAGTTGgctgttctgtggttgttggtggctctgtcggcggttctgtggttgttggtggctctgtggttgttggtgactctgttggcggttctgtggttgttggtggcattgtcggcggttctgtggttgttggtggcatCGTTGGCGGTTCTGTAGTTGTTGGTGGTTCTGTGGTTATTGCTGGCTCTGTTGGCGGTTCCGTATGTTGATCTATAGATGTTGGTAACACCGTAGTTCTTGGTACCTCTGTGTTAGTTGAAGCAATTGTTTGTGGCACGGTGCTTGTTTTAAGCATGGTTGGGGTTGATTGCTCTGTGGTTGTATTTATTGTTTCTGTAGAGGATTTTGTTGTTTCTGTGAAAAGTAAGTCAGACAATGAAAATGACCAAGGTATCGCTGATCAAGAATTCTCTAATAGCTGAAAATTGCGGGAAAGGCATTtaggtatgtttgtgtttatggatacatacacttatacgatctctctctctctctctctctctctctctctctctctctctctctctctctctctctctctctctctctctctctctctctatatatatatatatatatatatatatatatatatatatatgtgtgtgtgtgtgtgtgtgtgtgtgtgtgtgtgtgtgtgtgtgtgtctacacatacacccacacacacacacactcacacacacacacacacacacacacacacacacacacacacatacacacgcacacaagtatgcttatatacatacacacatatacacacacacacacacacacacacacacacacacatatatatatatatatatatatatatatatatatatatatatatatatatatatatatatatata includes:
- the LOC138864159 gene encoding uncharacterized PE-PGRS family protein PE_PGRS46-like; protein product: MVVGGSVSGSVVVGGSVGGSVVVAGSVGCSVVVGGSVGGSVVVGGSVGGSVVVGGSVGGSVVVGGSVVVVGCSVVVGGSVGGSVVVGGSVGGPVVVGCSVGGSVVVGGSVVVGGSVGGSVVVISSVGSSVVVGGSVVVGCSVGGSLVVSCSVGGSVGVSVVVGGSVGGSVVVDGSVGGSVVVISSVGGSGVVGDSGGGSVGVRCSGGGSVGVSVVVGGSVGGSVVVVGGSVVVGGSVGGSVGGSLVVGGSVGGSVVIGGSVGGSVVVGGSVGGSVVVGGSVVGGSMVVGGSVGDSVVVGGSVGCSVVVGGSVGGSVVVGGSVSGSVVVGGSVGISVVVGGSVSGPMVVGGSVGGSVVVGGSVVVGGSVGGSVVVVGGSVVVGGSVSGSAVVGGSVGGSVVVGGSVGGSVVVGGSVGGSVVVTCFVGGSVVVGGSVVVGGSVVVGGSVGVGGSVVVGGSVGGSVVVGGSVGGSVVVGGSVGGSVVVGGSVGGSVGGSVVVGGSVGGSVVVGGSVGGSVVVGGSVGGSVVVGGSVGGSVVVGGSVGGSMVVGGSVGGSVVGGGSVGGSVVVGGSVGGSVVVGGSVGGSVVVGGSVGGSVVVGVSVGGSVVVGDSVGGSVVVGGSVVVGGSVGGSVVVGGSVGGSVVVGGSVGGSVVVGGSVGGSMVVGCSVGGSVVVGGSVGGSVVVGGSVGGSVVVGGSVGCSVVVGGFVGDSVIVGCSVGGSVVVGGSVGCSVVVGGSVGGSVVVGSSFFGSVVVGGSVGGSVVVGGSVVVGGSVGGSVVGGGSVGGSVLVGGSVGCSVVVGGSVGGSVVVSCSVGGFVVVGGSVVVGGSVVVGGSVGGFVVVGSSVGGSVVVGGSVVGPVVVGGSVGGSVVVGGSVGGSVVVVLWLLVAQLAVLWLLVALSAVLWLLVALLAVLWLLVALSAVLCGSVVVGGSVGGSEVVGGSVGGSVVVGGSVGGSVVVGGSVGGSVVVGGSVGGSVVVGDSIGGSVVVGGSVSGPVVIGGSVGGSVVGGGSVGGAVVVGGSVGGSVGVGGSVGGSVVVGGIVGGSVVGGGSVGVGGSVVVGCSVGGSGVVGCSVGGSVVVGGSVGGSVVGGSVGGSVVVGGSVVVGCSVGGSMVVGCSVGGSVVVGGSVGGSVGGSVVVGGSVGGSMVVGGSVGCSVVVGGSVGGSVVVGGSVVVGDSVGGSVVVGGIVGGSVVVGGIVGGSVVVGGSVVIAGSVGGSVC